One genomic window of Sulfuricurvum sp. IAE1 includes the following:
- a CDS encoding efflux RND transporter permease subunit, with amino-acid sequence MLNALIEFSLKQRLIVILLSLALFGYGVYSFLKIPIDAFPDISSTQVKIIMKAPGMTPEEVENRVVKPLEAELLGLENQKLLKSTSKYAIADITIDFNDGTDIYRARAQVAEKLSALLPDLPKGVSGGMAPITTPLGEAFMFTVEGNITQSQKRELLDFVIRPALRGAKGVADVNSLGGEARAIVVQPDFQAMRNLGITLSALEETLSNNLKNDGAGRVDAYEESYLVKVQSGVREPAEIANITIHSHNGPIRIGDFCAVEEGARTRLGYVTKDGIGEATEGLVLTLKGANAQETVTQIKQRLEALKPQLPEGIEIVPFYDRSELIEKAVSTVSKALVEAIVLVIVLLMLFLGDMRAAIAVSVILPFSLAIAFVMMKYFGLSANLMSLGGLAIAIGMLVDSAVVVVENAFAKLGEGESSLPKLHQVYRATKEVSAAVFSGILIIAVVFLPLLTLEGLEGKLFAPVAMTIVFALFGSLLLSLTLIPVVCSLVLKSTPHEETRLGRFFNRLYAPLLDFSLNRSRTLFTGAVAFLVVSFSLFLFVGKSFMPTLDEGDIILGVETPPSISLEKSKELNLQIQKAILRHVPEVKSIVARTGSDELGLDPMGLNQTDTFITLKPQDEWEAESKEEIKEKIQAALVDFPGISFGFTQPIEMRVSEMLTGTRGDLAVKIYGNDIQELNRLSEEIADTLSGMNGATEVFTTLNEGVNYLTLKPNRIESAKTGVDSAELGLFLKVALEGVSVDELPIGNARIPVIMRMNPEIASDMERFKALELPMAEGFAVPIASIADIQTSEGALKVDRENGERFSTVRSNVEGRDLVGFVEEAKEKISQNVRLPEGYRIVYGGQFENQQRAAAKLMMVIPLSIAVIFLILFFTFRSVPVTLLILLNIPFAVTGGVISLFVSGEYLSVPASVGFIALFGIAVLNGVVMVSYFNALLKGGCGIEDAVRIGAMRRLRPVLMTAFIAALGLLPLLFATGVGSEVQKPLAIVVLGGLVTSTVLTLLILPPAFRLLYERTHR; translated from the coding sequence ATGCTGAACGCCCTCATCGAATTTTCGCTTAAACAGCGGCTGATCGTCATCCTCCTCTCCCTGGCCCTGTTCGGGTACGGGGTCTATTCGTTTCTCAAAATCCCCATTGACGCGTTCCCGGACATCTCATCGACCCAGGTCAAAATTATCATGAAAGCGCCCGGAATGACCCCCGAAGAGGTTGAAAACCGGGTAGTTAAACCTCTCGAAGCGGAATTGCTCGGGCTGGAAAACCAAAAACTCCTCAAGAGCACTTCCAAGTATGCGATCGCCGACATCACGATCGATTTTAACGACGGTACCGACATTTACCGCGCCCGTGCGCAGGTGGCCGAGAAACTCTCTGCCCTGCTCCCCGATCTTCCCAAAGGGGTAAGCGGCGGGATGGCCCCCATCACGACGCCGCTGGGGGAAGCGTTCATGTTCACCGTGGAGGGGAACATCACCCAGTCGCAGAAACGGGAGTTGCTCGATTTCGTCATCCGTCCCGCACTGCGCGGGGCCAAAGGGGTGGCCGACGTGAACTCCCTGGGCGGCGAAGCCCGGGCAATCGTCGTTCAACCCGATTTTCAGGCGATGCGCAACCTTGGGATCACCCTCAGCGCCCTCGAAGAGACCCTCTCGAACAACCTCAAAAACGACGGGGCGGGGCGCGTGGACGCTTATGAGGAGAGTTATCTCGTCAAAGTGCAAAGCGGGGTCCGGGAACCTGCCGAAATCGCCAATATCACGATCCATTCGCACAACGGGCCGATCCGGATCGGCGATTTTTGTGCGGTCGAGGAGGGGGCCCGGACCCGGCTTGGTTACGTTACCAAAGACGGAATCGGCGAAGCGACCGAGGGGTTGGTGTTGACGCTCAAGGGGGCGAACGCCCAGGAGACGGTCACGCAGATCAAACAGCGCCTCGAAGCGCTCAAGCCCCAGCTCCCGGAGGGGATCGAAATCGTACCGTTTTATGACCGCAGCGAGCTGATCGAAAAAGCGGTTTCGACCGTCTCGAAGGCACTGGTCGAAGCGATCGTTCTGGTCATAGTGTTGCTGATGCTCTTTTTGGGTGATATGCGGGCGGCGATCGCAGTGAGCGTCATATTGCCCTTTTCCCTCGCGATCGCTTTTGTAATGATGAAATATTTCGGTCTCAGCGCCAATCTGATGAGCCTGGGCGGGTTGGCCATCGCCATCGGGATGCTCGTTGATTCGGCGGTCGTCGTGGTCGAAAACGCTTTCGCCAAACTGGGGGAAGGGGAATCGTCGCTGCCGAAACTGCACCAGGTTTACCGTGCGACCAAAGAGGTTTCCGCCGCCGTTTTCAGCGGTATTTTGATCATCGCGGTCGTTTTTCTGCCGCTTCTGACGCTCGAAGGACTGGAGGGGAAACTGTTCGCCCCGGTTGCGATGACGATCGTTTTCGCACTCTTCGGATCGCTGCTCCTCTCCCTCACGCTGATTCCGGTGGTGTGTTCGCTCGTCCTGAAAAGCACCCCCCATGAAGAGACCCGTTTGGGCCGTTTTTTCAACCGTCTCTACGCTCCGCTGCTCGATTTTTCCCTGAATCGCAGCCGGACGCTTTTTACCGGAGCGGTAGCCTTTTTGGTGGTAAGCTTCAGCTTGTTTTTGTTCGTCGGGAAAAGCTTCATGCCCACCCTGGACGAGGGGGACATTATCCTGGGGGTCGAAACACCCCCTTCTATTTCGCTCGAAAAATCCAAGGAGCTCAACCTCCAGATCCAAAAAGCGATTCTCCGGCACGTTCCCGAAGTCAAAAGTATCGTCGCGCGGACCGGTTCGGACGAGCTTGGGCTTGACCCGATGGGGTTGAACCAGACCGACACGTTTATCACCCTCAAGCCCCAGGACGAGTGGGAAGCCGAATCGAAAGAGGAGATCAAAGAGAAGATTCAGGCCGCTCTGGTCGATTTTCCGGGGATCAGCTTCGGGTTTACCCAGCCGATCGAAATGCGTGTTTCGGAGATGCTCACGGGGACCCGAGGAGACCTCGCGGTCAAGATTTACGGCAACGACATCCAAGAGCTTAACCGCCTCAGCGAGGAGATCGCCGATACCCTTTCGGGGATGAACGGGGCAACGGAGGTGTTTACGACGCTGAACGAGGGGGTCAACTACCTCACGCTCAAACCAAACCGGATCGAATCGGCCAAAACGGGAGTCGATTCTGCCGAGCTTGGACTGTTTTTGAAAGTCGCGCTGGAGGGGGTCAGTGTCGATGAATTGCCGATCGGAAATGCCAGGATTCCGGTCATCATGCGGATGAATCCCGAAATCGCTTCGGACATGGAACGCTTCAAGGCCCTGGAACTTCCCATGGCGGAAGGGTTTGCGGTTCCGATTGCGAGTATTGCCGATATCCAGACGAGTGAAGGGGCGCTCAAAGTCGACCGCGAAAACGGCGAACGTTTCAGTACCGTCCGTTCCAACGTCGAGGGGCGCGATTTGGTCGGTTTTGTGGAGGAAGCGAAAGAGAAAATTTCCCAAAACGTCCGTCTCCCCGAAGGATACCGGATCGTTTACGGCGGCCAGTTCGAGAATCAGCAGCGGGCGGCGGCCAAACTGATGATGGTCATCCCGCTGTCGATCGCGGTCATTTTCCTGATCCTCTTTTTCACGTTCCGCTCGGTGCCGGTTACCCTGCTGATTTTGCTGAACATCCCGTTCGCGGTTACCGGAGGGGTGATTTCGCTGTTCGTTTCGGGCGAATACCTCTCCGTTCCCGCCTCGGTCGGATTCATCGCCTTGTTCGGGATCGCCGTCCTCAACGGGGTTGTCATGGTGAGTTATTTCAACGCCCTGCTCAAAGGGGGATGCGGTATCGAGGATGCGGTACGTATCGGTGCGATGCGGCGTCTGCGCCCCGTATTGATGACCGCATTTATCGCGGCGCTGGGGCTGTTGCCGCTGCTGTTCGCCACAGGGGTGGGCAGTGAGGTACAAAAACCGCTGGCTATCGTCGTTTTGGGAGGATTGGTCACATCGACCGTCCTGACGCTACTGATCCTGCCGCCGGCATTCAGACTCCTCTATGAAAGGACGCACCGATGA
- a CDS encoding DUF3240 family protein, with protein MNLKGLDIYFELESKDVLVDFLLSKGYDDFYFFPCSRYSAGALLINAQEQVSARREYGLFRLFLHADAAQTLADDIKSSLKNKSIKIFVRECEEL; from the coding sequence ATGAACCTCAAAGGGCTGGACATCTATTTCGAACTGGAATCCAAAGACGTGCTGGTTGATTTTTTACTCTCCAAAGGGTATGATGATTTTTATTTTTTCCCCTGCAGCCGCTATTCGGCCGGGGCATTGCTGATCAATGCCCAAGAACAGGTGAGCGCACGTCGCGAATACGGGCTGTTTCGTCTTTTTCTCCATGCGGACGCGGCGCAGACGCTCGCGGATGACATCAAAAGCTCGCTGAAAAACAAGAGCATCAAAATCTTCGTTCGCGAGTGTGAGGAACTGTAA
- a CDS encoding response regulator transcription factor: MRILIADDEKELLELLKMSLESEWIVDIASSVDEAKGYLDAFHYAVAVFDRTFEGADRVKELISYAKSGHAGTAVLVLSALGGVDDKVEGFGYGADDYLEKPFDIKELRARIAALSRRFAVRKLTIEGIEIDPDAETLKREGEAVVLSKNEQALFFYLLSKAPQVVSREEILDALYDNPQNITSNAVDELVARIRKKLDPKVIKTVKTRGFVIEHGL; this comes from the coding sequence ATGCGTATATTGATCGCCGACGACGAAAAAGAGCTGTTGGAGCTGCTGAAAATGTCGTTGGAAAGCGAGTGGATCGTCGATATCGCCTCGAGCGTCGACGAAGCGAAAGGGTATCTTGATGCGTTTCATTACGCCGTTGCGGTTTTCGACCGGACGTTCGAGGGGGCTGATCGGGTCAAAGAACTGATTTCGTATGCGAAATCGGGTCATGCGGGGACGGCGGTTCTCGTACTCAGCGCTTTGGGCGGAGTTGACGACAAAGTCGAAGGGTTCGGATACGGCGCCGACGATTACCTTGAAAAACCGTTCGACATCAAAGAACTCCGTGCGCGCATTGCTGCCCTTTCCCGCCGTTTCGCGGTTCGGAAGCTGACCATCGAGGGGATCGAGATAGACCCTGACGCCGAAACGCTCAAACGCGAGGGCGAAGCGGTCGTTCTGAGCAAAAACGAGCAGGCCCTTTTCTTTTACCTCCTCTCCAAAGCGCCGCAGGTGGTATCGCGCGAAGAGATCCTCGACGCGCTCTACGACAACCCTCAAAACATCACCTCCAACGCCGTCGACGAACTCGTGGCGCGGATCCGCAAAAAACTCGATCCCAAAGTGATCAAAACGGTCAAAACGAGAGGATTCGTCATTGAACACGGCCTTTAA